The following are encoded in a window of Candidatus Methylomirabilis limnetica genomic DNA:
- a CDS encoding DUF192 domain-containing protein, with the protein MKTVQNFFIQGFPFFFSLLLYLLLVSDASALQGGEVVIDGRVTITVEVVRTAQEQARGLGGRSSLLKGRGMLFPFDAAKPRVFWMKGMLIPIDILWIREGKMVAIDANVAPPRLHEAPAVVSQVADMVLEVPAGFAQEMSVTVGQVVRVKYEGSSR; encoded by the coding sequence ATGAAGACGGTTCAGAATTTCTTCATCCAGGGGTTCCCTTTCTTCTTCTCTCTTCTGCTCTACCTGCTCCTGGTCTCTGATGCCTCGGCCCTTCAAGGGGGCGAGGTGGTCATTGACGGCCGGGTGACGATTACCGTTGAGGTGGTGCGAACCGCACAGGAGCAGGCGAGGGGGCTGGGGGGCCGATCGTCGCTTTTAAAGGGTAGAGGGATGCTCTTCCCTTTTGACGCGGCGAAGCCCAGAGTATTCTGGATGAAAGGGATGCTGATCCCGATCGATATTCTCTGGATCAGGGAGGGTAAGATGGTGGCCATTGATGCGAACGTTGCTCCGCCGCGCCTGCATGAGGCGCCTGCCGTCGTCAGTCAGGTAGCCGATATGGTGCTGGAGGTTCCGGCAGGATTCGCCCAAGAGATGAGCGTTACGGTGGGTCAGGTGGTCCGTGTCAAATATGAAGGATCGAGTCGTTAG
- a CDS encoding S1C family serine protease translates to MISVYKHASPGVVHITSTALAYDVFSNPVPQKGTGTGFVVDDRGYILTNNHVVEEADSLEVTLPDKSKVSAKLIGRDPSNDLAVIKISVPKEKLFPLKLGSSDTVQVGQMAIAIGNPFGLDRTVTRGVISSMGRTLRSESGRQIRGVIQTDAPINPGNSGGPLLNSRGEVVGINSAIYTPSGGSVGIGFAIPIDTAKRLLPQLIAKGRVSHPWLGVAGLDITPELVNALKLPVRQGIVVMQVSPKGPVDRAGIRGSTRKARVGNMLVNVGGDIIVAVDSRKMISIDDLTAFLDGERKVGDQVKIEILRDGRPLALSVRLGELPEK, encoded by the coding sequence GTGATATCAGTCTATAAACATGCCAGCCCAGGCGTCGTTCACATCACCAGCACCGCCCTGGCGTACGATGTATTCTCCAATCCGGTCCCCCAGAAAGGTACTGGTACGGGCTTCGTAGTGGATGACCGGGGATATATCCTGACGAATAACCATGTGGTGGAAGAGGCTGACAGTCTAGAGGTGACGTTACCCGACAAGAGTAAGGTTTCGGCAAAGTTGATCGGCCGTGATCCCAGCAATGATCTGGCAGTCATAAAGATTTCTGTTCCGAAGGAGAAGCTTTTCCCTTTGAAGTTGGGAAGTAGCGATACCGTGCAGGTGGGGCAGATGGCCATTGCCATCGGCAATCCGTTCGGCCTGGATCGAACCGTCACCCGCGGCGTGATCAGCTCGATGGGTCGGACGCTCCGCTCTGAGAGTGGACGCCAGATTCGAGGCGTCATCCAGACCGACGCGCCGATCAATCCCGGCAATTCAGGCGGACCGCTGCTGAACTCCAGGGGCGAGGTCGTCGGGATCAACAGCGCCATCTACACACCGAGCGGCGGGTCTGTCGGAATCGGTTTTGCCATCCCAATCGATACGGCGAAGCGACTGCTCCCCCAGTTGATCGCCAAGGGGCGGGTCAGTCATCCCTGGCTGGGCGTCGCCGGACTGGACATCACGCCAGAGTTGGTCAACGCCCTGAAGCTTCCGGTTCGGCAGGGGATCGTCGTGATGCAGGTCTCTCCAAAAGGTCCGGTGGACCGTGCGGGCATCAGGGGAAGTACAAGAAAGGCGCGGGTCGGTAACATGCTGGTCAATGTAGGAGGGGATATTATCGTTGCGGTCGATAGCCGAAAGATGATATCGATAGACGATCTGACGGCCTTTTTGGATGGGGAGCGGAAGGTGGGAGACCAGGTGAAGATCGAGATTCTTAGGGATGGGCGGCCACTTGCCCTCTCGGTTCGGCTGGGAGAGCTGCCTGAGAAATGA
- a CDS encoding YHS domain-containing protein, which produces MSKDPVCEMMVDEKRAAATAVYQGVTYYFCAVGCKRAFEQSPEKYISKQ; this is translated from the coding sequence ATGTCGAAAGATCCCGTATGTGAGATGATGGTGGATGAAAAGCGGGCGGCGGCCACAGCCGTCTATCAAGGGGTGACCTACTATTTCTGCGCTGTAGGCTGCAAACGAGCCTTCGAGCAGTCGCCGGAGAAATACATTTCGAAACAGTAG
- a CDS encoding CYCXC family (seleno)protein, with translation MERDEGEQSDRRAVLKILGGGLVGLFVGLDVGWRPGVRRAEGAGSVLQVIPKRPRPVTPSPALFSGKTAQAYRIAKEAPELIEQMPCYCGCVASANHQSNLDCYADRHADGUGMCQDITLDAYAMHKQGKTVAEIKTAIDRKYAR, from the coding sequence ATGGAACGGGATGAAGGAGAGCAGTCTGACCGACGAGCGGTTCTCAAGATCCTTGGCGGAGGCCTGGTCGGCCTATTCGTCGGGCTTGACGTTGGTTGGCGCCCGGGCGTGAGGAGAGCAGAAGGCGCCGGTAGCGTGCTTCAGGTAATTCCGAAACGGCCGCGGCCGGTTACGCCGTCACCTGCGCTGTTCAGTGGAAAAACAGCGCAGGCCTATCGGATCGCCAAGGAAGCGCCGGAACTGATCGAGCAGATGCCCTGCTATTGCGGTTGCGTCGCGTCGGCCAACCATCAAAGCAACCTCGATTGTTACGCGGATCGGCATGCCGACGGGTGAGGGATGTGCCAAGACATTACGCTGGATGCGTATGCCATGCACAAGCAGGGAAAGACAGTTGCAGAGATCAAGACGGCAATTGACCGAAAATACGCAAGGTGA
- a CDS encoding heavy metal translocating P-type ATPase: MARDPICGMDVLPEEAAGTSRYRGVEYYFCAVGCKEAFDKSPEQYVTKPPHPPFTKGGNMGIGRAEAEGQSPKPPAPPFSKGGQRGVLSVAPEVQRANTRVVEIPIRGMSCASCVQRIEQTLLEVPGVVSASVNFATERASVTYLDAVTQPADLRNSIEAAGYVVPDMDAVPTPDQEKATADAEIRLLRTRFLVGAALSVPILLGSFPDWFPWAPSLLANPNLLFVLTTPVQFWVGWQFHRGFWMSLKHRTADMNTLVSIGTNAAYLYSAALTFFPAAIAPTGMEAMTYYDTASILMTLIVMGRWLEAKAKGRTSEAIKTLMGLRAKTARVIRGDLAQDIPVEEVRAGDLVLVRPGEKVPVDGIIREGRSALDESMLTGESLPVEKGPGDQVVGATMNKMGSFKFEATKVGQETVLAQIVRLVEQAQGSKAPIQRLVDKIAGVFVPIVLVIAVVTFGVWLLLGGEQAFLVALSNFVAVLVIACPCALGLATPTSIMVGIGKGAEYGILIKNAESLERAYQVNVIIFDKTGTLTVGQPVVTDVVSSFEFRVSSSSSNLTRNPKPETRNLSLSPDERELLRLAASAEQGSEHPLGQAIIDYAKAKGLDVAEPQEFKAIPGYGIRAVVEGREILLGNIALMRERGIDLAGMGEQAEALSGEGKTSMFVAADARLLGIVAVADVVKPYSQSAVVAIRHLGIEVAVITGDTRRTAEAIARQVGIDRIMAEVLPEHKALEVRRLQEQGKLVAMVGDGINDAPALAQADVGIAIGTGTDVAMEAADITLIGGDLRSVVTALQLSRLTMRNIKQNLFWAFAYNVVLIPVAAGVLYPLWGVMLSPVLAGAAMALSSVTVVSNALRLRRFQPTAVPASS, from the coding sequence ATGGCAAGAGACCCGATTTGTGGTATGGATGTGCTCCCCGAGGAGGCCGCAGGCACGAGCCGCTACCGAGGGGTAGAGTACTATTTCTGCGCGGTGGGCTGTAAAGAAGCCTTCGACAAGTCGCCGGAGCAGTATGTGACTAAACCCCCCCACCCCCCCTTTACGAAAGGGGGGAATATGGGGATAGGGCGTGCAGAGGCAGAGGGGCAAAGTCCAAAACCACCTGCCCCCCCCTTTAGCAAAGGGGGGCAAAGGGGGGTTTTGAGTGTAGCGCCCGAGGTGCAACGTGCGAACACGAGGGTAGTCGAGATCCCGATCCGGGGGATGTCTTGCGCCTCGTGCGTGCAGCGCATCGAGCAGACGTTGCTGGAAGTCCCGGGGGTGGTCTCCGCCTCCGTCAACTTCGCAACGGAGCGGGCGAGCGTGACCTACCTTGACGCCGTCACCCAGCCGGCTGATCTGCGCAACTCAATCGAAGCGGCCGGGTATGTTGTCCCGGACATGGATGCTGTCCCAACGCCCGATCAGGAGAAGGCGACAGCAGATGCGGAGATCCGCCTGCTTCGGACCAGATTTCTGGTTGGGGCGGCCCTGAGCGTCCCCATCCTGCTTGGCAGTTTTCCGGACTGGTTCCCGTGGGCGCCTTCGCTGCTCGCCAACCCCAACCTGCTCTTTGTTCTTACCACACCAGTACAGTTCTGGGTCGGCTGGCAGTTCCATCGAGGGTTCTGGATGAGTCTGAAACACCGAACCGCCGATATGAACACCCTGGTGTCGATCGGGACGAATGCGGCCTACCTGTACAGTGCGGCGCTCACCTTCTTCCCTGCGGCCATCGCTCCGACGGGGATGGAGGCGATGACCTACTACGACACAGCGAGCATCCTCATGACCCTGATCGTCATGGGAAGGTGGCTTGAGGCCAAGGCGAAGGGTCGGACCTCTGAGGCGATTAAGACACTGATGGGACTTCGGGCCAAGACCGCTCGGGTAATCCGTGGGGACCTCGCGCAAGACATCCCGGTGGAGGAGGTTAGGGCCGGCGACCTGGTATTGGTCAGGCCGGGGGAGAAGGTGCCGGTGGACGGGATTATCCGCGAGGGTCGATCGGCGCTTGATGAATCGATGCTGACCGGGGAGAGCCTCCCTGTGGAGAAGGGGCCGGGCGATCAGGTGGTTGGCGCAACGATGAATAAGATGGGCAGCTTCAAGTTCGAGGCGACCAAGGTGGGACAAGAGACCGTCCTCGCCCAGATCGTCCGATTGGTCGAGCAGGCCCAGGGATCAAAGGCGCCCATCCAGCGACTGGTCGATAAGATCGCCGGGGTCTTTGTGCCGATCGTCCTGGTTATCGCGGTCGTGACCTTCGGGGTCTGGCTGCTGCTCGGGGGTGAGCAGGCGTTTCTCGTTGCCCTCTCGAACTTCGTGGCCGTGCTGGTGATCGCCTGCCCCTGTGCCCTGGGTCTCGCGACGCCCACGTCGATTATGGTCGGAATCGGGAAGGGGGCAGAGTACGGTATTCTGATCAAGAACGCCGAGAGCCTTGAACGAGCCTACCAGGTGAACGTGATCATTTTCGATAAGACTGGTACGCTGACCGTCGGCCAGCCGGTAGTTACGGATGTTGTTTCGAGTTTCGAGTTTCGAGTTTCGAGTTCTTCATCGAATTTGACCAGAAACCCGAAACCCGAAACTCGAAACTTATCGCTGAGCCCGGATGAGCGGGAGCTACTTCGGCTTGCGGCATCGGCGGAACAAGGCTCCGAGCACCCGCTTGGACAGGCGATCATTGATTACGCCAAGGCAAAGGGGCTCGACGTGGCCGAGCCGCAGGAGTTTAAGGCGATCCCTGGATATGGGATCAGGGCCGTCGTAGAGGGGCGGGAGATTCTCCTTGGCAATATCGCTCTGATGCGGGAGCGCGGGATTGACCTCGCCGGGATGGGCGAGCAGGCGGAAGCGCTCTCGGGGGAGGGGAAGACGTCGATGTTCGTCGCCGCCGATGCCCGGCTCCTCGGCATTGTGGCTGTGGCCGACGTCGTGAAGCCGTATTCGCAGTCGGCCGTAGTTGCCATACGTCACCTGGGCATTGAGGTGGCCGTGATCACCGGAGATACCCGTCGGACCGCCGAGGCTATCGCCAGGCAGGTCGGAATCGACCGGATCATGGCGGAGGTTCTGCCGGAACATAAGGCGCTGGAAGTTCGCAGGCTCCAGGAGCAGGGGAAGCTGGTGGCCATGGTGGGCGATGGGATCAATGACGCCCCCGCCCTGGCCCAGGCCGATGTCGGGATCGCCATCGGAACAGGGACCGATGTGGCGATGGAAGCGGCCGATATCACCCTGATCGGGGGCGATCTGCGAAGCGTCGTGACAGCGCTACAGTTAAGTAGATTGACGATGCGAAACATCAAGCAGAACCTGTTTTGGGCATTTGCCTATAATGTGGTCCTGATCCCGGTGGCCGCCGGCGTCCTGTACCCGTTGTGGGGGGTGATGCTGAGTCCGGTCCTGGCCGGCGCAGCCATGGCGCTCTCCTCGGTCACCGTGGTCAGCAATGCCCTCCGCTTACGGAGATTTCAGCCCACAGCCGTGCCGGCGTCCTCATAG
- a CDS encoding geranylgeranyl reductase family protein, with the protein MRYDTIVVGGGPAGATAAMALAKAGAKVLLLERRRLPRYKACGGCLSRRVERLLPFDLGELNEESITNLTFTWRGRNPVEATFSEPVAYMVWRDTFDQALCGRAVDAGAELQDGQAVRSVKESANGVEVDLGGRTEIADFVIGADGACGVVARDLFPDRAQPMAVGLDAEIPLTSAGEAALRGRVIIDVGRTPGGYCWAFPKRGVASVGVSIDRRSAKRALPCLTAFLSAGGFSNGKAVRTTGAMIPVYHDGTGPIHRGRALLTGDAACLVDPFLGEGIYYAIQSGQLAARAIVRAGSDGGDLQWYQAAISTEITPALEAAGRLSRAAHRLPWLWFQVLRRRRGVIDLYRKVLIGEESYESFEDQVWAGTPRSIVMLFDLLAGRGGFSGRRQELGSW; encoded by the coding sequence GTGCGATACGATACGATCGTAGTTGGTGGCGGGCCTGCCGGGGCGACGGCGGCGATGGCGCTGGCAAAGGCGGGCGCCAAGGTGCTTCTGCTGGAACGGCGAAGGCTGCCTCGCTATAAGGCGTGCGGCGGCTGCCTGTCGCGGCGGGTGGAGCGGCTGCTGCCGTTCGATCTGGGCGAGCTGAACGAGGAGTCGATTACCAACCTCACCTTTACCTGGCGCGGTCGCAATCCGGTCGAGGCGACCTTTTCGGAGCCGGTGGCCTATATGGTCTGGCGCGACACCTTTGATCAGGCCCTGTGCGGCCGTGCGGTTGACGCCGGAGCCGAGTTACAGGATGGACAGGCGGTGCGATCTGTCAAAGAATCGGCGAACGGTGTCGAGGTTGATCTCGGCGGGCGGACGGAGATCGCGGACTTTGTGATCGGGGCTGATGGCGCCTGCGGCGTTGTCGCCAGGGATCTGTTTCCGGATCGCGCGCAGCCAATGGCAGTGGGGCTGGACGCGGAGATTCCCTTGACGAGCGCTGGTGAGGCAGCGCTCCGGGGCCGGGTGATCATCGATGTGGGTAGGACCCCAGGGGGCTATTGTTGGGCCTTTCCGAAGCGTGGGGTGGCCTCTGTCGGCGTATCGATCGACCGGAGGTCGGCGAAGCGGGCCCTACCGTGCCTCACGGCCTTCCTCAGCGCCGGCGGCTTCAGCAACGGCAAAGCGGTGCGGACCACCGGGGCGATGATCCCGGTCTATCATGACGGGACCGGCCCGATTCACCGGGGACGCGCGCTTCTCACAGGTGACGCGGCATGTCTGGTCGATCCCTTTCTAGGGGAAGGGATCTACTACGCCATCCAGAGCGGACAACTGGCAGCCAGGGCCATTGTCAGGGCGGGGAGCGATGGCGGTGATCTCCAGTGGTATCAGGCGGCCATCTCGACGGAGATCACACCGGCGCTTGAGGCGGCTGGCCGGCTGAGCCGTGCGGCCCATCGGCTTCCCTGGCTTTGGTTCCAGGTGCTCAGACGACGTCGCGGGGTGATCGATCTCTACAGAAAGGTCTTGATAGGCGAGGAGAGTTACGAGTCGTTTGAGGATCAGGTCTGGGCGGGGACGCCTCGTTCCATTGTCATGCTGTTTGATCTTTTGGCCGGTCGAGGAGGCTTCAGCGGCAGACGCCAAGAGTTGGGAAGCTGGTAA
- a CDS encoding metal-sensitive transcriptional regulator translates to MIDEETKQKAMGRLSRIEGQVQGVQRMVEEGKYCVDILLQLSAVHGALEQVRKILLGRHIESCVAEAIASGRAEDRQKKIEELLEVFARYGR, encoded by the coding sequence ATGATCGACGAGGAGACGAAGCAAAAGGCGATGGGCCGCCTGAGCCGGATCGAGGGCCAGGTGCAGGGCGTGCAGCGGATGGTGGAGGAGGGGAAGTACTGCGTCGATATCCTGTTGCAGCTCTCCGCCGTCCATGGCGCGTTGGAGCAGGTTCGTAAGATTCTCCTGGGCCGTCATATTGAATCGTGTGTTGCAGAGGCGATAGCCTCCGGGCGGGCGGAGGATCGACAGAAGAAGATTGAGGAACTTCTGGAGGTCTTCGCGCGCTACGGCCGGTAG
- a CDS encoding alpha/beta fold hydrolase, translating into MPKVRVGEIEMFYHEDGHCEPVFWIHGLGIDHRIWALQIPLFSRHFRCVTFDNRDAGQSDRSQGSYTIQNMADDAIRLMDALAIDQAHIVGISMGGAVAQELAIAHPTRVKRLVLVSTYTSADRRGTDILNSFALMRARFSREEYARATSPWVFTYEDYLIPGLAESVITRFLEDPYFLPSDVYARQIEAARSHFTEDRLSRITAPTLIVAGDEDLMTPMRFAGTLHEGIPGAKLAVIRGSGHALVLTHAEEFNRIVLSFLKES; encoded by the coding sequence ATGCCAAAAGTCCGGGTCGGCGAGATTGAGATGTTTTACCACGAAGACGGCCACTGTGAGCCTGTCTTCTGGATCCACGGGCTCGGCATCGACCACCGGATCTGGGCGCTGCAGATACCGCTGTTCAGCCGGCACTTCCGTTGCGTGACCTTCGACAACCGCGACGCCGGCCAAAGTGACCGCTCACAGGGTTCCTATACTATACAGAACATGGCCGACGATGCCATCCGCCTGATGGACGCACTCGCCATTGATCAGGCCCACATCGTGGGTATTTCCATGGGCGGGGCGGTCGCCCAGGAGCTGGCTATTGCCCATCCTACCAGGGTCAAGCGACTGGTCCTTGTCTCGACCTACACCTCGGCCGATCGACGCGGCACTGACATACTGAACTCGTTCGCCTTGATGCGGGCCCGCTTCAGCCGGGAAGAGTATGCGCGGGCTACCAGTCCATGGGTATTCACGTACGAGGACTATCTTATCCCGGGATTGGCAGAGTCGGTCATCACCCGATTCCTGGAGGATCCATACTTTCTCCCGTCCGACGTCTACGCCCGCCAAATCGAGGCCGCACGCAGTCACTTCACCGAAGATCGCTTGAGCCGGATTACGGCCCCCACGCTGATTGTGGCCGGCGATGAAGATCTCATGACCCCAATGCGTTTTGCCGGGACGCTCCACGAGGGAATCCCCGGCGCTAAGCTGGCAGTGATCCGGGGCAGCGGACACGCCTTGGTCCTCACCCACGCTGAGGAGTTTAACCGCATCGTCCTGTCGTTCCTCAAAGAGTCCTGA
- a CDS encoding GNAT family N-acetyltransferase produces the protein MDASIRTTLDSYETYLVEHNRSMGCMVTIRHPFVLFTNDEIAVPWYNYAGVVPWSEIPGRECIEEVMAHYRARGYSPHFTFTLETAPEGLAEALQSAGCALESHKYVMFQYEPVDPSVPADVRLGKTGPEDMPAAGRILGVSFDSGESAWQDPTVRIRLVARMRAARMHQLGAWVDGQLAAAAHLHTGVGVGHITGVATAPEFRGRGLAGLLTAYAARFAREEGATLVALEVATPDAERVYARIGFRRAVERVEYSVTTQVDRLKAEGF, from the coding sequence ATGGACGCGTCGATTCGCACTACCCTGGATTCTTACGAAACCTACCTCGTCGAGCACAACCGCTCCATGGGGTGCATGGTGACCATCAGGCACCCGTTCGTGCTTTTCACGAACGACGAGATCGCCGTGCCCTGGTACAACTATGCCGGCGTCGTACCGTGGAGCGAGATCCCAGGGCGCGAGTGCATCGAGGAGGTCATGGCGCACTACCGCGCGCGGGGCTATAGCCCGCACTTCACGTTCACGCTCGAGACAGCGCCGGAGGGACTGGCCGAGGCATTGCAGTCGGCGGGCTGTGCGCTCGAGTCCCACAAGTACGTCATGTTTCAGTACGAGCCGGTCGACCCGTCGGTACCGGCAGACGTGCGGCTGGGCAAGACAGGGCCTGAGGACATGCCGGCCGCGGGGCGCATCCTGGGCGTCAGTTTCGATTCGGGCGAGTCGGCGTGGCAGGATCCAACGGTGCGTATCCGGCTGGTTGCGCGTATGCGTGCGGCGCGCATGCACCAGCTCGGCGCGTGGGTGGATGGACAGCTTGCCGCAGCGGCACATCTGCACACGGGCGTCGGTGTGGGACATATTACCGGGGTAGCCACCGCTCCGGAGTTCCGCGGGCGCGGTCTGGCCGGCCTGCTCACCGCGTACGCCGCACGCTTCGCCCGCGAAGAAGGCGCCACGCTCGTCGCGCTCGAGGTAGCCACGCCGGACGCGGAGCGTGTGTACGCGCGCATCGGCTTCAGGCGCGCGGTAGAACGAGTTGAGTATAGTGTAACTACTCAGGTAGATAGGCTGAAGGCTGAAGGCTTTTAG
- a CDS encoding BrnA antitoxin family protein, translated as MKKIPRFSSEDEEREFWATADSTDYIDWKKGRRMLFPRLHPSVKTISLRLPEIMLEELKLLANKRDVPYQSLLKVFLSERIDHELKSAGHRPAKI; from the coding sequence ATGAAGAAGATCCCGAGGTTTTCGTCGGAAGATGAAGAGCGCGAGTTTTGGGCGACGGCCGACTCGACGGACTACATCGATTGGAAGAAGGGCAGGAGGATGCTCTTTCCCCGGCTTCACCCTTCTGTAAAAACGATATCGTTGCGGCTGCCGGAAATCATGTTGGAAGAGTTGAAGCTCCTGGCGAACAAACGCGATGTACCATATCAGTCATTGCTCAAGGTGTTCCTGAGCGAACGCATCGACCATGAATTGAAGTCAGCCGGTCATAGACCGGCGAAGATCTAA